TCGCGGATTCGACCGGGTGACCACCGGCCCTCCCGCCCCACTCTGCGAGGAGGTGCGCCATGTGCTCCCACCAGCCCCCCTGCCCTGCCGTAGACAGCGCCGACCACGACGCCGCCCGTACCGTGGCCTCCCACCCCGAACAGGGCTGGAGCCTGCTCTGCAACGGCGCCGTGGTCTTCGACGACACCGGTGAACTGCTCCCCGACGGCCGGACGGTGGCACCCCGCCGCCCGGCCCTGGTCTGAGCGAGGAGGCAGCATGCGCCAGCAGCTGATCCGCAAGCCCGTCCCCAAGCCCGCCCCACGAGACCTGGACCTGCGTACCCCGTCGGGCAGACCCCTCCCGTACTGACGGGAGCCCGCGCGGCAGGGCGCCCACCGGCCGGGCCTCAGCCGGTGGGCGCCGTCGTGCCGCCCCGGAAGGCCTTCTCGTACGCCGCGTCGCCGATCGCCGCGCGGGCCCGCCGCTCGCCCTGGTCGCGCAGGGCCGTCAGCGAGGGCGAGCCGCCCATCTGGGGCCGGCCCACCGTGCGCCACCAGGCGTGCCCCGTGCCCAGCAGCCGCGCCGCGAGCTCCCCGTCGCCCAGCCCCGCGACCGCCGCGGCCAGCACGTCCAGGCCCAGCGCCATGCCCAGCCGGTCGCCGAGCAGCCGTTTCCCGGACAGCATCGCCCGCACGTGCCGGGCGGCCTCCCCGTGGTCGCCCAGGCCCAGCGCGGCCACCGCGAGCACGTAGTCCGCGTAGGCCCGCAGCCAGCGTTCGCCCAGCTCCGCGCAGCTCTCGCGCAGGGTCCGGGCCTCCTGTGCGGCCTCCTCGTAGCGCCGCAGGTCGCACAGGGCGTAGCCGGTGGCCAGCTTGCACAGCAGCCAGCCCGGGGCGCTGGCGCTCCCGCCGTGGGCCGCCCGGGCCCGGGGTCCGGCCAGGGCGAGGGCCCGTAGGGGGTCGCCGGGCATCAGCACCGAGACGGCCCGCAGGTACGCGGCGCGCAGTTCCGGTTCCGGATCCGCGAGCCGGTCCGCCCCGCGGGTGCAGCGCTCCCCGAGGTCCTGGGCCGTCTCCATGTCGCCCTGGAGCAGCGCGGTGAGCCCGAGGGCCCACTGCGCCTGCTGGTACGCGGCCCCCTCGGCCGGAGCGGCGCGCAGCGCCCGTTCCAGGAAGCCCCGGCCCTCGTGCACGTGCCCGCACGCGAACCAGTGGAACCACAGGGATCCGGCCATTTCCAGGGCCGCCACCGGATCGGTGCCCAGCAGGTGTTCCAGGGCCGTCCGCAGGTGCGCGTGCTCGGCGGTCGTCCTGCGGTACCAGTCGACCTGCTCCGGGCCCAGCCAGCCGCGGTCGGCGGCCCGGGCGAGCGTCGCGTACCAGCGGGCGTGCCGGTCGGCGGTCAGCCGGACCTCGCCGAGCTCGCCCAGCCAGTCGTGCCCGTACTCGCGGATCGTGTCCAGCATCCGGAAGCGGGCCCCGGCCCCGCGCTCCTCGGTGCGCCGGACCACCGACTTGGCGACCAGTCCCGCGAGCACCTCCTCCACCAGCGGGGCGGGCAGTGGGCCGCCCGCGCACACGGCCCGCGCGGCGGCGGCGTCGAAGTCGCCCGTGAAGACCGACAGCCGGGCCCACAGCAGCCGTTCCACCGGCTCGCACAGTTCGTGGCTCCAGCCGATCGTGGTCCGCATCGTCCGGTGGCGGGGGAGTCCGCCGGTCCCGGTGTCCGCGGCCGCCTCGAAGCCCGCGCCGAGCCGCTCCGCCGTCTGCTCCAGGGTCCACAGGCGTAACCGGGCTCCCGCGAGCTCCAGGGCCAGCGGGATGCCGTCCAGGCGCCGGCAGACCTCGGCGGCGACCTCGGCGCGGGCCGGGTCGGCGAAGGCGGCCGCGGCCTGCGGTGCGGCGGCGAGGGCCCGGGTCCGGAAGAGGGCGAGGGCGTCGCTGTCGGGCCCGTCGCAGGGCAGCGGCCGGACCTCGACGACCCGCTCGCCGGGCGAGCCGAGCGGCTCGCGCGAGGTGACCAGCACCGTCAGCCCGGGCGCGGACTGCAGGAGTTCACCGACGAGGTGGCGGGAGACGGCCACCAGGTGCTCGCAGGTGTCGAGGACGAGGAGGAGGCGCTTGTCCGCCATCCAGGCGCACAGCTCCTCGTCGAGCGGCTGCGCCGAGTGGTCGGCGAGGCCGACGGCGTGCGCGACGGTGGCGGTGAGCAGTCCGGGGTCGCGCAGCGGGGACAGCTCGACCCACCAGACGCCGTCGGGGTGCTCCCGGTGGGCGCGGGCGGCGGCCCGCAGCGCGAGCCGGGACTTCCCGACGCCGCCCACCCCCGTCAGGGTGACCAGCCGGCGTTCGCGCAACCACCCGTCGAGCAGGTCGAGTTCGCGCTCCCGGCCCACGAAGCCCGCCGATTCCGGCGGCAGGTTTCCCGGCACGGCGCCCGAGCCTGGTTCAGGGGGGCCGCCCGAGGAACCTGCCTGATTGTTGTTGACCGAGTACTCACCGAACACGGATGTATTGTG
Above is a window of Streptomyces subrutilus DNA encoding:
- a CDS encoding DUF5999 family protein — encoded protein: MCSHQPPCPAVDSADHDAARTVASHPEQGWSLLCNGAVVFDDTGELLPDGRTVAPRRPALV
- a CDS encoding ATP-binding protein, which translates into the protein MPGNLPPESAGFVGRERELDLLDGWLRERRLVTLTGVGGVGKSRLALRAAARAHREHPDGVWWVELSPLRDPGLLTATVAHAVGLADHSAQPLDEELCAWMADKRLLLVLDTCEHLVAVSRHLVGELLQSAPGLTVLVTSREPLGSPGERVVEVRPLPCDGPDSDALALFRTRALAAAPQAAAAFADPARAEVAAEVCRRLDGIPLALELAGARLRLWTLEQTAERLGAGFEAAADTGTGGLPRHRTMRTTIGWSHELCEPVERLLWARLSVFTGDFDAAAARAVCAGGPLPAPLVEEVLAGLVAKSVVRRTEERGAGARFRMLDTIREYGHDWLGELGEVRLTADRHARWYATLARAADRGWLGPEQVDWYRRTTAEHAHLRTALEHLLGTDPVAALEMAGSLWFHWFACGHVHEGRGFLERALRAAPAEGAAYQQAQWALGLTALLQGDMETAQDLGERCTRGADRLADPEPELRAAYLRAVSVLMPGDPLRALALAGPRARAAHGGSASAPGWLLCKLATGYALCDLRRYEEAAQEARTLRESCAELGERWLRAYADYVLAVAALGLGDHGEAARHVRAMLSGKRLLGDRLGMALGLDVLAAAVAGLGDGELAARLLGTGHAWWRTVGRPQMGGSPSLTALRDQGERRARAAIGDAAYEKAFRGGTTAPTG